One window from the genome of Desulforamulus ruminis DSM 2154 encodes:
- the fliP gene encoding flagellar type III secretion system pore protein FliP (The bacterial flagellar biogenesis protein FliP forms a type III secretion system (T3SS)-type pore required for flagellar assembly.), producing MTRKGKNNLFIVVLAIFLVFLSANAALAEPLIPIPNINLNVETADQPQQVVDSVKLLIFLTLLSLLPAFLMMLTSFTRIVVVLSFLRSALGTQQTPPNQVLIGLALFLTIFIMNPVYRDINQNAVQPYLANQLTYEQAVDQAAQPLRDFMVRQTREKDLGLFLSVAKMEKPQNINAVPMSVIVPAFIISELKTAFQIGFILFVPFLVIDMVVASTLMSMGMFMLPPVMVSLPFKLLLFVMVDGWYLVVKSLVESFR from the coding sequence GTGACCAGAAAAGGGAAAAATAATTTATTCATTGTGGTTCTAGCCATTTTTTTGGTATTCTTATCAGCGAATGCTGCACTGGCAGAGCCGTTGATTCCGATACCCAATATTAATTTAAACGTTGAGACCGCCGATCAGCCCCAGCAGGTTGTGGACAGTGTCAAGCTGCTGATCTTTTTAACTTTGCTGTCACTGCTGCCGGCTTTCCTGATGATGCTGACTTCCTTTACCCGCATTGTGGTGGTGTTGTCCTTTTTGCGCAGCGCCCTTGGCACCCAGCAAACACCGCCCAATCAGGTGCTTATCGGGCTGGCGTTGTTTTTAACCATTTTTATTATGAATCCTGTCTACCGGGACATTAACCAAAATGCGGTTCAGCCTTATTTAGCCAATCAATTGACTTATGAACAGGCCGTGGACCAGGCGGCTCAACCTCTAAGGGACTTTATGGTGAGACAAACCAGAGAGAAGGACCTGGGATTGTTCCTCAGCGTGGCCAAGATGGAAAAGCCCCAGAATATTAATGCCGTTCCCATGTCCGTGATTGTTCCTGCCTTTATCATCAGTGAATTGAAAACGGCCTTTCAAATCGGTTTTATTTTATTTGTTCCTTTTCTGGTTATCGATATGGTGGTGGCCAGCACCCTGATGTCCATGGGGATGTTTATGCTGCCCCCGGTGATGGTTTCCCTGCCCTTTAAGCTGCTGTTGTTCGTCATGGTGGATGGCTGGTATCTGGTAGTAAAATCCCTGGTGGAAAGTTTCCGGTAG
- a CDS encoding FliM/FliN family flagellar motor switch protein: MMTEKEIESFLSELEDGSVKKEEAAVKKVRFPPLDSARSDRPIKTSLNHLEDVHVTLSAELGEKELKFRQVLNLDVDSIISLDKSAGDTINIFINGKKTAKGEIIVVNDSFAVRIIELKPPKNMGVK, encoded by the coding sequence ATGATGACGGAAAAAGAAATTGAAAGTTTTCTGAGTGAGCTGGAAGATGGCAGTGTTAAGAAGGAGGAGGCGGCCGTGAAAAAGGTCCGCTTCCCTCCTTTAGATTCCGCTCGTTCGGATCGGCCCATCAAAACCAGTTTGAACCACCTGGAAGATGTTCATGTGACCCTCAGCGCCGAGTTGGGAGAGAAAGAACTAAAGTTTCGTCAGGTGTTGAATCTGGATGTGGATTCGATTATCTCCCTGGATAAATCCGCCGGAGATACCATCAATATTTTTATTAATGGTAAAAAAACCGCCAAGGGAGAAATTATTGTTGTAAATGACAGTTTTGCTGTCAGGATTATTGAACTGAAACCACCAAAAAACATGGGCGTGAAATAA
- the flhF gene encoding flagellar biosynthesis protein FlhF has product MKIKKYTVEDMQQAIYLIKQELGPEAVIVSSHRVKGPGWMGWFKKMVEVTAVLDDVPLPTSRTLPQPRIPEPVQIEAPKSAPVAYPEKYALVRSQPANGNHPAGGFTKTLRQETRFQPLLDESLLKITEEDLKSQQVLLREKETSLAAVDKDNGWMEKLLEMDIQEGLAGEMLQTALQRVPGDAPDDYVRLALANRTAEMLDAAYSQTEDARVMVFIGQPGVGKTTTITKLATRLQLLQNKKIALITIYNYRYGAADSLKVFAETSELPVEVVMTPAELRQALEKHGDKDYILIDTVGRISKNTGQILELKGFLEMVPGDPDVFLVLSASTKDRDLFRTINEFKITNFNKFIFTKLDETETLGSLLNVVSRTGLPIMYYANGQNIPDDLFRVYPKKLANLLFWSAQDDEGSRT; this is encoded by the coding sequence TTGAAAATAAAAAAATACACCGTTGAGGATATGCAGCAAGCCATTTACCTGATTAAACAGGAGCTTGGGCCGGAGGCTGTAATTGTCAGCAGCCACAGGGTAAAGGGGCCGGGCTGGATGGGTTGGTTTAAAAAAATGGTGGAGGTTACGGCTGTTTTAGACGATGTGCCGCTACCAACGTCCAGAACCCTGCCTCAGCCCAGAATTCCGGAGCCGGTGCAGATTGAGGCTCCTAAAAGTGCCCCCGTGGCCTACCCGGAGAAATACGCCCTGGTTCGCAGCCAGCCGGCCAATGGCAATCATCCCGCAGGAGGTTTTACCAAAACCCTGCGGCAGGAGACCCGTTTTCAGCCGCTGCTGGATGAATCTTTGCTAAAGATTACCGAGGAAGATTTAAAATCTCAGCAGGTCCTCCTTAGGGAGAAAGAAACCTCCCTTGCGGCAGTGGACAAAGATAATGGCTGGATGGAAAAGCTGCTGGAAATGGATATTCAGGAGGGCTTAGCGGGGGAAATGCTGCAGACTGCCCTGCAGCGGGTTCCGGGAGATGCGCCCGATGATTACGTCCGGCTGGCTCTGGCCAACAGGACTGCGGAAATGCTGGATGCAGCCTACAGCCAAACAGAGGACGCCCGGGTTATGGTTTTTATCGGCCAGCCGGGTGTAGGCAAAACCACCACCATAACCAAGCTGGCCACCCGCTTACAGTTGTTGCAGAACAAGAAAATTGCCTTAATTACCATTTACAATTATCGCTACGGCGCCGCCGACTCGCTGAAGGTATTTGCCGAAACCAGCGAGCTGCCGGTGGAAGTGGTCATGACTCCGGCGGAACTGCGGCAGGCCCTGGAAAAGCACGGCGATAAAGATTATATATTGATTGACACGGTGGGACGAATATCCAAAAACACCGGACAAATATTGGAATTAAAGGGATTCCTGGAAATGGTTCCTGGAGACCCGGATGTATTTCTAGTGCTGTCGGCCAGTACCAAGGACAGGGATTTGTTCCGGACAATTAATGAATTTAAAATTACCAATTTCAATAAATTTATTTTTACCAAATTGGATGAGACAGAAACACTGGGTTCCCTGCTGAATGTTGTCAGCCGCACCGGATTGCCCATCATGTATTACGCCAATGGTCAAAACATACCGGATGATCTTTTCCGGGTTTACCCGAAGAAGTTAGCAAACTTGCTGTTCTGGAGTGCACAGGATGATGAGGGGTCAAGAACTTAA
- the fliO gene encoding flagellar biosynthetic protein FliO, with translation MDKEILWLFIRVLVLLPLILFLAYITIKFGLARNRVFSTGKRYMRTVENLPLGSKGGLTLVEIGGRYYLFALQEGRISLVKEFESLPEPLSFDTDGTAPVAEFSDVLSQKMKHFSQQLSQQYRSGWRRKGKSGSGCPESDQKREK, from the coding sequence ATGGATAAGGAAATCCTCTGGCTTTTTATCCGGGTACTGGTTCTCCTGCCTTTGATCCTGTTTCTGGCTTATATAACCATTAAATTCGGCTTGGCCCGCAACCGGGTGTTTTCCACCGGGAAAAGATATATGAGGACCGTGGAGAATTTACCCCTGGGTTCCAAAGGGGGACTGACCCTGGTGGAAATCGGGGGACGCTATTATTTATTTGCCCTGCAGGAGGGCAGGATTTCTCTGGTTAAAGAATTTGAATCGCTGCCGGAGCCGTTGTCCTTTGATACCGATGGAACTGCACCTGTTGCCGAGTTTTCAGATGTTTTGTCCCAAAAAATGAAGCATTTCTCACAACAATTATCACAACAGTACCGATCCGGCTGGCGCCGAAAGGGAAAAAGCGGGAGTGGGTGTCCGGAAAGTGACCAGAAAAGGGAAAAATAA
- a CDS encoding TIGR02530 family flagellar biosynthesis protein, translating to MLQREVHQQPQPVKLSAHAEKRLAERNISLTEADFSKINKAVQQAATKGSRDSLLIYGDLTLVASITNRTVVTAVDRGSMSEHVFTNIDSAVFIK from the coding sequence ATGCTGCAGCGGGAAGTTCATCAACAACCGCAGCCGGTAAAGTTATCTGCTCACGCGGAAAAAAGACTGGCGGAAAGAAATATCTCTTTAACGGAGGCTGACTTCAGTAAAATTAACAAAGCGGTACAGCAGGCCGCAACTAAAGGTTCCAGAGATTCGCTTTTAATCTATGGGGATCTGACGCTGGTGGCCAGTATCACCAACCGGACCGTGGTGACAGCCGTGGACCGCGGGAGCATGTCGGAACATGTTTTTACCAACATTGACAGTGCAGTATTTATAAAATAA
- a CDS encoding flagellar hook-length control protein FliK, with product MQITKLIQPQAQNSQNATSGEATTDGFSQLLMLMLADGLPKVGQNQGEDLLLGQENTEGQPEEVALPEISLGDQEPTEDNEMVLALAAEDVGIVLQPKVPDNIIPSAVNPVQVSATVPSAEAASLGDATSDSRLASAPTSLQNDAAGLNQEVQDNVALANTTVQRNPGNQNNTLSFADEIALQTEEPSVPNTVLASAGSAQGNSLNQEQGQSGEPLTDKEMTVRQTSAKETPVHAEKPQGDHLLVKQEMPIKGAEIGHKALETPVSQMPSRLTEMVKNLMLQQDPGQTVLKMKLQPEHLGEVTVQLTWSKGELSAHFIAATGAAKEALESSFPQLKQLLAQQDVRLSEAAVFMEQQTGQWDQNSQGDDNRWQMKGNFKMKGGYPLPGEPSEPASSSQIINTNPGVNIVV from the coding sequence CTGCCTAAAGTAGGACAGAACCAGGGAGAAGACCTGCTTTTGGGCCAGGAGAACACAGAAGGGCAGCCGGAAGAAGTTGCTCTGCCGGAAATTTCCCTAGGGGATCAGGAACCGACCGAGGATAACGAGATGGTTTTGGCCCTGGCGGCTGAAGACGTAGGGATAGTTCTTCAACCCAAGGTGCCAGATAACATCATACCCTCTGCTGTAAATCCGGTGCAGGTTTCAGCTACCGTGCCTTCTGCTGAAGCAGCCTCCTTAGGCGATGCAACTTCTGACTCCCGATTGGCATCCGCCCCGACATCCCTTCAGAACGATGCCGCCGGACTGAATCAAGAAGTGCAGGATAACGTTGCTTTAGCCAACACTACTGTTCAACGAAATCCAGGCAACCAAAATAATACCCTTTCCTTTGCTGACGAGATTGCCTTACAGACGGAAGAACCCTCTGTGCCTAATACCGTACTTGCTTCTGCCGGCTCTGCCCAGGGAAATTCCTTGAACCAGGAACAAGGCCAATCCGGAGAACCCTTAACGGATAAGGAAATGACAGTTAGGCAGACAAGTGCAAAGGAAACCCCGGTTCATGCAGAGAAACCCCAAGGAGACCATCTGCTGGTGAAACAGGAGATGCCGATCAAAGGAGCGGAGATAGGCCATAAGGCCTTGGAAACACCGGTTTCCCAAATGCCCTCCCGATTAACGGAGATGGTAAAGAACTTAATGCTTCAGCAGGATCCGGGGCAAACCGTCCTTAAAATGAAGCTCCAGCCGGAGCACCTGGGGGAAGTAACGGTTCAACTGACCTGGAGCAAAGGGGAACTATCCGCCCACTTTATTGCAGCCACCGGAGCAGCCAAAGAAGCGCTGGAATCCTCCTTTCCCCAGTTAAAGCAATTGTTGGCCCAACAGGATGTTCGCCTCAGCGAGGCGGCGGTATTCATGGAGCAGCAAACCGGGCAGTGGGATCAAAATTCCCAGGGAGACGACAACCGTTGGCAAATGAAGGGCAACTTCAAAATGAAAGGCGGATATCCCCTACCCGGAGAGCCGTCGGAACCTGCAAGTTCTTCTCAAATAATTAATACGAATCCCGGCGTTAATATTGTAGTGTAA
- a CDS encoding flagellar hook-basal body protein — protein sequence MLRSLYSGISGLKNHQARMDVVGNNISNVNTTGYKSGRVNFQDSLSQYYSNNPAIGQNQIGTGMKVASINNNFTQGPMQNTGRTLDLAIQGDAFFGVANESGAGDPDYYTRDGVFFLSPNGANGYYIVNSDGKYLTGVDGGPITITASSGSVDITTLSISETGEIAGKDSEGNALTVSQPIALYSFKNPEGLKKMGGNLYQATDTSGDSNPVDLTDADYKGTNSIASGYLEMSNVDLSQEMVDMMVTQRGFQANARTITVSDTLLEELVNLKR from the coding sequence ATGTTAAGATCGTTGTACTCCGGGATTTCCGGGTTAAAAAACCATCAGGCTCGCATGGATGTGGTGGGTAACAACATTTCAAATGTTAATACTACAGGCTATAAATCCGGCCGGGTAAACTTCCAGGATTCCCTGAGCCAGTACTACAGCAATAACCCGGCCATTGGCCAAAACCAGATTGGTACAGGTATGAAGGTGGCCAGTATTAATAATAATTTTACGCAGGGTCCTATGCAAAACACCGGTAGAACACTGGATTTAGCCATACAAGGGGATGCCTTTTTTGGAGTAGCCAATGAAAGCGGTGCCGGAGACCCGGATTATTATACCAGGGACGGAGTCTTTTTCCTCAGCCCAAACGGTGCTAACGGATATTATATTGTCAATTCAGACGGCAAATATCTAACCGGTGTGGATGGTGGGCCCATTACAATTACCGCATCTTCCGGATCAGTTGATATTACGACGCTGAGCATTAGTGAAACAGGAGAGATTGCGGGGAAGGATTCTGAGGGGAATGCTCTAACAGTAAGTCAACCTATTGCCTTATATAGCTTTAAGAACCCTGAAGGTTTAAAAAAAATGGGAGGCAATCTTTATCAGGCGACTGACACTTCCGGAGATAGCAATCCAGTTGATTTAACTGATGCAGACTATAAAGGAACAAACAGCATTGCCTCCGGCTATTTGGAAATGTCTAATGTAGATTTATCTCAGGAAATGGTGGATATGATGGTGACCCAGCGTGGTTTCCAGGCCAATGCCAGAACTATCACCGTTTCGGATACGCTGCTGGAAGAATTGGTAAACTTAAAGAGATAA
- the fliR gene encoding flagellar biosynthetic protein FliR produces MLNFVLIATFFLVFIRMVSFIAVCPLFSTVGIPPLTKAGLAFILTVLITPMVQPVDPSFPGGLWGFALVVFSEVGVGLALGLVCTFVFNVIRIAGQLLDFQIGFAMSAVMDPMSGSMNTLVSRFLFFLTLVLFLIVDGHHGLIRALVKSYELVPLTTAGINGEISLLVIRIFADSFALALQIAAPVIAVLVITDLAMGLVGKTAPQMNIFQLGFPLKIAVGVSSLAILLPALTSVFKLLFDTLQRDLLLLMKGLA; encoded by the coding sequence TTGCTGAATTTTGTACTGATCGCTACTTTTTTTCTGGTTTTTATACGGATGGTGTCCTTCATTGCCGTCTGCCCGCTCTTTTCCACAGTGGGCATTCCCCCGCTGACCAAGGCCGGGCTGGCTTTCATTCTGACGGTCCTGATTACGCCCATGGTACAGCCGGTGGACCCGTCCTTTCCCGGAGGCTTATGGGGATTTGCCCTGGTGGTGTTCAGTGAAGTGGGAGTTGGCCTGGCCCTGGGATTGGTTTGCACCTTTGTTTTTAATGTCATTCGAATTGCCGGACAACTGTTGGATTTTCAGATTGGTTTTGCTATGTCCGCTGTTATGGATCCCATGAGCGGTTCCATGAATACCCTGGTTTCACGATTTCTCTTTTTTTTGACCCTGGTTTTATTTTTAATTGTAGACGGCCATCATGGGTTGATCCGGGCTTTGGTTAAAAGTTATGAACTGGTTCCCCTGACCACGGCGGGGATCAACGGGGAAATTTCACTACTGGTGATCCGCATTTTCGCCGACTCCTTTGCCCTGGCTCTGCAGATTGCCGCCCCGGTTATTGCAGTACTGGTCATTACCGATCTGGCCATGGGGCTGGTTGGTAAAACAGCTCCCCAAATGAATATTTTTCAATTGGGGTTTCCCTTGAAAATCGCGGTGGGGGTTTCTTCTTTGGCCATTCTTTTACCGGCTCTGACCTCCGTCTTTAAATTGTTATTTGATACCCTGCAGCGTGACCTCCTATTACTGATGAAAGGATTAGCCTGA
- the flhA gene encoding flagellar biosynthesis protein FlhA: protein MAAQTTVAGNLKKYSDLLVAGLVIGIVLLIIIPLPPGALDFFLTLSMGLGLVILLITMFTTEPLQFSIFPSLLLVTTLFRLALNISSTRLILGEGAAGKVIEAFGQFVVGGSYVVGAVVFIIITVVQFVVITNGSGRVAEVAARFTLDAMPGKQMSIDADLNSGLITEDEARYKRQRLQKEADFFGAMDGASKFVRGDAIAGIVIILINILGGFVIGVLQMDMTMAEALQRFTILTIGDGLVAQIPALLISTATGILVTRATSDGTFGSDVSKQFLNFPKVLLLAGIILFVIGLIPAMPNLLFLSMAAALLYSAWLLEREKKRKDYLEQQAAVLQSQQHQKREPENVFNYFQVDPLEIEIGYNLISLTDESQGGDLLQRLAAVRRQCASEMGILVRPIRIRDNMQLQYNSYVIKIRGVQVAGGELMPGHHLAMDPMEQDLKFNGIPTTEPTFNLPAWWVAGEDREFVELNGFTVVDCSTVLVTHLTEILKQHAHELMGRQEVKELIDVVKEKNSAVVEELIPDILSLGEIQKVLQTLLKEKVPIRDMVTILEALADGARINKDLDYLTECARQNLSRTICMRYSDENGKLSVITLHPKLEQTLQDAIQQTQFGAYPVLEPQTVRKLLDRLNAVVEDVTMRGANPVILCSPRVRLPLRRLIERYLPNLAVLSLNEVPANLEVEAVGTVSLD from the coding sequence GTGGCAGCACAGACGACAGTGGCAGGAAACCTAAAAAAATATAGTGATTTGCTGGTGGCAGGCCTTGTCATCGGGATTGTCCTGCTGATTATCATTCCTCTGCCCCCGGGGGCGCTGGATTTTTTCTTAACTCTCAGTATGGGCCTGGGCTTGGTTATCCTGCTGATCACCATGTTTACCACCGAACCCCTGCAGTTTTCCATTTTCCCATCGCTCTTACTTGTAACCACGCTGTTCAGACTTGCCCTCAACATTTCCTCCACTCGCTTAATTCTCGGGGAGGGAGCTGCCGGTAAGGTCATTGAAGCCTTCGGTCAGTTTGTTGTAGGCGGCAGCTATGTGGTAGGGGCGGTGGTTTTCATTATTATCACCGTCGTTCAGTTTGTGGTCATTACCAACGGCTCCGGCCGTGTGGCCGAAGTGGCGGCCCGCTTTACCCTGGACGCCATGCCCGGTAAGCAGATGAGTATTGACGCGGACTTAAATTCCGGCTTGATTACCGAAGACGAAGCCAGATATAAGCGGCAGCGGCTGCAAAAGGAAGCGGATTTTTTTGGCGCCATGGACGGTGCCAGCAAGTTTGTGCGCGGAGATGCCATTGCCGGTATTGTTATTATTTTAATTAATATTCTAGGGGGTTTTGTGATCGGCGTCCTCCAGATGGACATGACTATGGCCGAAGCCCTGCAGCGGTTTACCATTTTAACCATTGGGGACGGGCTGGTGGCCCAGATCCCCGCCCTGCTGATTTCCACCGCCACCGGTATTCTGGTAACCAGGGCCACCTCCGATGGGACCTTTGGCAGTGATGTATCCAAACAATTCTTAAATTTTCCCAAAGTGCTGCTGCTGGCGGGGATTATCTTGTTTGTTATTGGTTTAATTCCGGCCATGCCCAACCTGTTATTCCTCTCTATGGCCGCGGCTCTGTTATATTCCGCCTGGCTGCTCGAAAGAGAAAAGAAAAGGAAGGATTATCTGGAGCAGCAGGCTGCGGTCCTGCAATCCCAGCAGCATCAAAAACGGGAACCGGAAAACGTATTTAACTATTTCCAGGTGGATCCTTTGGAAATTGAGATTGGCTATAATTTAATTTCCCTTACCGATGAATCCCAGGGTGGCGACCTGCTTCAGCGGCTGGCTGCCGTCCGCCGCCAGTGCGCTTCGGAAATGGGTATTCTGGTACGGCCCATCCGGATCCGGGACAATATGCAACTGCAATATAACAGTTATGTGATTAAAATTAGAGGGGTTCAGGTGGCCGGCGGCGAATTGATGCCGGGGCATCATTTGGCCATGGATCCCATGGAACAAGACTTAAAGTTTAACGGCATTCCCACCACCGAACCTACCTTTAATTTGCCGGCCTGGTGGGTGGCCGGCGAAGACCGGGAGTTTGTTGAATTAAACGGCTTTACGGTGGTGGATTGCTCTACGGTTTTGGTAACCCACTTAACGGAAATCCTTAAACAGCACGCTCACGAATTAATGGGACGCCAGGAAGTCAAAGAACTGATTGACGTAGTTAAAGAGAAGAACTCCGCCGTGGTGGAGGAACTAATACCGGACATTCTCTCCCTGGGTGAGATTCAAAAAGTACTGCAAACCTTGCTGAAGGAAAAGGTTCCCATCCGCGATATGGTGACGATCCTGGAGGCTCTGGCGGATGGAGCAAGAATCAACAAGGACCTGGACTATTTAACGGAATGTGCCCGTCAAAACCTCTCCAGGACCATTTGCATGAGATATTCCGACGAAAACGGCAAGCTGTCCGTAATTACTTTGCACCCAAAACTGGAGCAGACCCTGCAGGATGCCATCCAGCAGACTCAGTTCGGAGCTTATCCCGTGCTGGAGCCTCAAACGGTGCGCAAGCTGTTGGATAGGTTAAACGCGGTGGTGGAGGATGTGACCATGCGGGGAGCCAATCCGGTCATCCTTTGTTCACCCCGGGTACGATTGCCTTTAAGAAGATTAATTGAAAGGTATCTGCCTAATTTAGCGGTACTATCCTTAAATGAAGTACCGGCTAATCTTGAAGTAGAAGCTGTTGGGACGGTGAGCCTGGATTGA
- a CDS encoding flagellar basal body-associated FliL family protein: protein MPVPPQETAQKVQQPRKLFTPKIIIAILVLLLMIVGVGVGGVIYFKSTSSDHREGPDPEKLVTVNMGSLLVNLADPGGNSFMRITPVLEYEQNKENKKLGEEITKNKVVLQDTMIRVIRKKKMSDVQPPESIDKIAQELKTEINKNLHEGTIYRIYFAEYLTQ from the coding sequence GTGCCGGTACCACCGCAGGAAACAGCTCAAAAGGTGCAGCAACCTCGAAAATTATTTACGCCCAAAATCATCATTGCCATTCTGGTTCTGCTGCTGATGATTGTCGGGGTGGGAGTAGGGGGAGTCATTTACTTCAAAAGCACCAGTTCAGATCACAGGGAAGGACCTGACCCGGAGAAACTTGTAACAGTGAATATGGGCAGCCTTTTAGTGAATCTGGCTGATCCCGGTGGTAACAGCTTTATGCGAATCACCCCGGTTCTGGAATATGAGCAAAATAAAGAGAACAAAAAACTGGGCGAAGAAATAACCAAAAATAAAGTAGTTCTTCAGGATACCATGATCCGGGTCATCCGCAAGAAGAAAATGTCGGATGTACAGCCCCCGGAAAGCATCGACAAAATAGCCCAGGAACTCAAGACGGAAATTAATAAGAATCTCCATGAAGGAACCATTTACAGAATTTACTTTGCCGAATATCTCACTCAGTAA
- a CDS encoding flagellar hook capping FlgD N-terminal domain-containing protein, producing the protein MAVNATGSSNSDYYYENRPQRQPVQNLDKDAFLQLMVQQLKYQDPTSPMDTNQFVEQMATFTTLEQLTNLNTNFERMYSLQMLSYGSSLIGNKVTLLNGEETIEGTVERVTMGSDGIKLVLDNGKTYYLEQVMAVERGEADGSKEPDTSTGDNLNQQDDGSSGTT; encoded by the coding sequence ATGGCTGTTAATGCAACGGGCAGCAGTAATTCCGATTATTATTATGAAAACAGGCCGCAACGCCAGCCGGTCCAAAATCTGGACAAAGACGCTTTTTTGCAGTTGATGGTTCAACAGTTAAAATATCAGGATCCTACCAGCCCCATGGACACCAATCAGTTTGTGGAGCAAATGGCTACCTTTACCACCCTGGAACAATTAACCAATCTGAATACCAACTTTGAACGAATGTATTCCCTGCAAATGCTTAGCTACGGGTCTTCTTTAATTGGCAACAAAGTGACTTTATTGAATGGTGAGGAGACGATAGAAGGAACTGTGGAAAGGGTTACCATGGGGAGCGACGGAATAAAACTTGTCCTTGACAATGGGAAAACCTATTATTTAGAGCAGGTCATGGCAGTGGAAAGGGGAGAAGCCGATGGAAGCAAAGAGCCTGACACATCAACCGGCGATAACCTTAACCAGCAGGACGACGGCTCAAGCGGTACCACCTAG
- the fliQ gene encoding flagellar biosynthesis protein FliQ, with translation MTQTYVLHLAREALMLVVILSLPALGVAMLVGLIISILQATTQIQEQTLTFVPKMVAVFVTLIIAASWLLNIAVNFTTRLYEQIPNLIR, from the coding sequence GTGACGCAAACTTATGTACTTCATCTGGCCCGGGAAGCGTTAATGTTAGTGGTGATCCTTTCCCTGCCTGCCCTGGGGGTGGCCATGCTGGTGGGTCTGATTATCAGCATTCTGCAGGCAACCACCCAGATACAGGAGCAGACCCTTACTTTTGTGCCTAAAATGGTGGCAGTATTTGTAACTCTGATTATTGCCGCTTCCTGGCTTTTAAATATCGCCGTTAATTTTACTACCAGGCTTTATGAGCAGATCCCCAATCTGATCCGCTAG
- the flhB gene encoding flagellar biosynthesis protein FlhB, producing MPEGSQEKTEQATPRRLQEARRKGQVPKSADLNGALLLLSAAILALLSKDALINQTQAYFYTYFNGLVAIRYNDNQLINLLIDFTLHVFMIFIPLFIALMIIALGANLAQVGFLFAPEAIKFKPEHLNPINGLKRIFSGRSLFELAKSIFKILVIGYVIYAAVMGEFANLMAIFHSPPKTLLNQVLEVALKVILWGAAVYLGIAVIDLLYQRYAFQKQMRMSKQEVKEEYKQTEGDPQIKGWLRRRQRQLLMNLVRKEVPKATVVVTNPTHYAVALLYEKDMDAPKVVAKGTEEVAKQIRKIAQEHNVPVIEKPEVARFLYANVEVGQSIPMEMYQAVAEIIAMVYRLKQQKV from the coding sequence ATGCCAGAAGGTTCTCAGGAAAAAACCGAACAGGCGACGCCCAGGCGGTTGCAGGAAGCCAGGCGTAAAGGCCAGGTGCCTAAAAGCGCCGACCTGAACGGGGCGCTCCTGCTGCTGTCCGCCGCCATCCTTGCCTTACTTTCCAAAGACGCTCTAATTAACCAGACCCAGGCTTATTTTTATACATATTTTAACGGTCTGGTGGCGATTCGGTACAACGACAATCAATTAATCAATTTGTTAATCGACTTTACCTTACATGTTTTTATGATCTTTATACCGCTCTTTATTGCTTTGATGATCATTGCCCTGGGAGCGAACCTTGCACAGGTTGGTTTTTTATTCGCACCGGAAGCCATCAAGTTTAAACCGGAGCATCTCAATCCTATCAACGGGCTAAAAAGAATTTTTAGCGGGCGCTCCTTGTTTGAATTGGCCAAATCCATTTTTAAAATTCTAGTCATCGGGTATGTCATCTATGCAGCAGTTATGGGGGAGTTCGCCAATCTCATGGCCATCTTTCACTCTCCGCCCAAGACCCTGCTCAACCAAGTACTCGAGGTGGCCCTCAAGGTTATTTTATGGGGAGCCGCGGTTTACCTGGGCATTGCGGTTATCGACCTGTTATACCAGCGTTATGCCTTTCAAAAACAAATGCGCATGAGCAAACAGGAAGTAAAGGAAGAATACAAGCAAACCGAGGGGGATCCTCAAATTAAAGGCTGGCTGCGCAGGCGCCAGCGTCAATTGCTGATGAATCTGGTTCGTAAGGAAGTTCCCAAAGCCACCGTGGTGGTAACCAACCCCACTCACTATGCGGTGGCCCTCCTGTATGAAAAGGATATGGACGCCCCCAAGGTAGTGGCCAAGGGAACCGAGGAAGTAGCCAAACAAATTAGGAAAATAGCCCAGGAACATAACGTTCCTGTGATAGAAAAGCCTGAAGTGGCCAGGTTTTTATATGCCAACGTGGAAGTGGGACAGTCGATTCCCATGGAAATGTACCAGGCAGTGGCGGAGATTATCGCCATGGTCTACAGACTGAAGCAGCAGAAAGTTTAA